The following coding sequences are from one Xiphophorus couchianus chromosome 7, X_couchianus-1.0, whole genome shotgun sequence window:
- the LOC114148954 gene encoding tripartite motif-containing protein 16-like, translating to MEQQAVQLDRETFSCPICLDLLKDPVTTSCGHSYCMNCIKSHWDKEDQKRIHSCPQCRETFTLKPALKKNTMLAALVEQMKKTGLQASPADHRHAGPEDVPCDVCTGRKLKAVRSCFVCLASYCEKHLQPHHDSAPLKKHRLVELSENLQENICSKHDKVIDIFCRTDQKCICYLCSVDDHKGHDTVSAAAERAERQRELEERRGNIQQRIQDREKDVKLLQQEVEAINRSADKTVEDSEKIFTELIRLLQKRSSDVKQQIRSQQETEVSRVKDVQEKLEQEITELKRKDAELEQLSHTEDHNQFLLNYPSLPALSESTHSSSINIRPLRHFEDVAAAVSELREKLQDVLRDSWTNISLMVTEVDVLLSEPEPKSRAGFLKYSCEITLDPNTAHTILVLSQGNKKVTRMKKPQSYSSHPDRFTDRSQVLSRESLTGRCYWEVEKNKSWVYVAVAYKNINRAGEGDECLFGGDDKSWALDCQEKTYKLIHKKIRTSISGPVSSRVGVYLDHGAGVLSFYSVSETMTLLHRVQTTFTEPLLAGVWVGPGSSAEFCKPK from the coding sequence ATGGAGCAGCAGGCAGTTCAGCTCGACCGAGAAACCTTCTCCTGTCCGATCTGTCTGGATCTACTGAAGGATCCAGTGACTACTTCCTGTGGACACAGCTACTGTATGAACTGTATTAAATCCCACTGGGATAAAGAGGATCAGAAGAGGATCCACAGCTGCCCTCAGTGCAGGGAGACATTCACACTGAAGCCTGCACTAAAGAAGAACACCATGCTAGCAGCTTTAGTGGAGCAGATGAAGAAGACTGGACTCCAAGCTTCTCCTGCTGATCACCGGCATGCTGGACCTGAAGATGTGCCCTGTGATGTCTGCACTGGGAGAAAATTAAAAGCCGTCAGGTCCTGTTTTGTCTGTCTGGCCTCTTACTGTGAGAAACACCTTCAGCCTCATCATGATTCagctcctttaaaaaaacacaggcTGGTGGAGCTGTCCGAGAACCTCCAGGAGAACATCTGCTCTAAGCATGACAAGGTGATCGATATCTTCTGCCGCACTGATCAGAAGTGTATCTGTTATCTCTGCTCTGTGGATGATCATAAAGGTCATGACACAgtgtcagctgcagcagaaagagctgagaggcagagggagctggaggagagacgaggaaacatccagcagagaatccaggacagagagaaagatgtgaagctgcttcaacaggaggtggaggccatcaatcgctctgctgataaaacagtggaggacagtgagaagatcttcactgagctgatccgtctcctccagaaaagaagttctgatgtgaagcagcagatcagatcccagcaggaaactgaagtgagtcgcgtcaaagatgttcaggagaagctggagcaggagatcactgagctgaagaggaaagacgctgagctggagcagctctcacacacagaggatcacaaccagtttctcctcaactacccctcactgccagcactcagtgagtctacacactcatccagcatcaacatccgtcctctgagacactttgaggacgtggcagcagctgtgtcagagctcagagagaAACTACAGGACGTCCTGAGAGACTCATGGACAAACATCTCACTGATGGTCACTGAGGTGGATGTTCtactgtcagaaccagaaccaaagagcaGAGCTGGATTCTTGAAATATTCATGTGAAATCACTCTGGATCCAAACACAGCTCACACAATATTGGTACTATCACAGGGGAACAAGAAGGTGACAAGGATGAAAAAACCTCAGTCTTATTCTAGTCATCCAGACAGATTCACTGATCGCTCTCAGGTTCTGAGTAGAGAGAGTCTGACTGGAcgttgttactgggaggtggagAAGAACAAGTCATGGGTTTATGTAGCGGTCGCTTACAAGAATATCAACAGAGCAGGAGAAGGAGATGAATGTTTATTTGGAGGTGATGACAAATCTTGGGCTTTGGATTGTCAAGAAAAGACTTATAAACTGatacacaaaaaaatcagaaccTCCATCTCaggtccagtttcctccagagtCGGAGTGTACCTGGATCACGGAGCAGGTGTTCTGTCTTTCTACAGCGTCTCTGAAACCATGACTCtcctccacagagtccagaccacaTTCACTGAGCCGCTGCTGGCTGGAGTTTGGGTTGGCCCAGGATCCTCTGCAGAGTTCTGCAAACCCAAATAG